A window of Longispora fulva contains these coding sequences:
- the casB gene encoding type I-E CRISPR-associated protein Cse2/CasB — protein sequence MDYKIKERYWQRRVGPDHAWREHGSDKGPPPGEDLAAMRSGLGRPPMDSPKMWALYTCPVNDMLARRGEVSAEQAAEHAALSLFGLHQQGEKVPMHRQGVGLGTALLALRRHEKFSDSATDARVGAMAAATSVPALLRHLRSLITQLRVISQPVDYTQLMADIQNWHHPDRRPPVRRRWALDYRVWTHNTPDPKAPTAPAAE from the coding sequence ATGGACTACAAGATCAAAGAACGGTACTGGCAGCGTCGGGTCGGGCCCGACCACGCATGGCGTGAGCACGGTTCCGACAAGGGCCCGCCGCCAGGGGAGGACCTCGCCGCTATGCGCTCAGGCTTGGGCCGTCCGCCGATGGATTCCCCGAAGATGTGGGCGCTGTACACATGCCCCGTCAACGACATGTTGGCCCGACGCGGCGAAGTGTCCGCCGAGCAAGCCGCCGAACACGCGGCGCTGTCCCTGTTCGGACTACACCAGCAGGGTGAGAAGGTCCCCATGCACCGGCAGGGGGTCGGTCTCGGCACCGCCCTTCTGGCACTACGCCGCCACGAGAAGTTTAGCGACTCGGCCACCGACGCCAGGGTCGGGGCCATGGCCGCGGCCACCAGCGTGCCGGCACTCCTTCGTCACCTGCGAAGCCTGATCACCCAACTGCGGGTGATCAGCCAGCCCGTGGACTACACCCAGCTGATGGCCGACATCCAGAACTGGCACCACCCCGACCGACGGCCCCCGGTCCGGCGGCGATGGGCGCTGGACTACCGGGTGTGGACCCACAACACCCCCGATCCCAAGGCCCCGACGGCCCCGGCTGCCGAGTAG
- the cas7e gene encoding type I-E CRISPR-associated protein Cas7/Cse4/CasC: protein MPRRLYIDVHVLQTVPPANLNRDDNGNPKEADFGGSRRSRVSSQAWKRATRMHFAERQDKEDLGTRTKRIAGELTKKLISRAKADGNAMEVEAAQRIAGALLEPMGIAAGRKAGDTAYLLFFGRRQLDTIVDLVAADILELAALDDDGLKKAVEGRGAQDKLRQGHPADVALFGRMVADIPALNVDAATQVAHAISTHAAELEFDYYTAVDDENAADETGAGMIGTIGFNSATLYRYATVGLHQLLENLTTHDKAVDAVNLFVDSFARSMPTGYGNSFAHRTRPSLVAVVVRADQPVNLVSAFEKPVPVTDGIVAESARRLAGEYTTATRQWGDTPVHVAVSHAFADGTDEARDLAAAFGPNISFPDLLTGLKSSLADRVGDLS from the coding sequence ATGCCCCGACGCCTCTACATCGATGTGCACGTCCTGCAGACCGTGCCCCCGGCCAACCTCAACCGCGACGACAACGGCAACCCCAAGGAGGCGGACTTCGGGGGCAGTCGCCGGTCGCGGGTCTCCTCCCAGGCGTGGAAGCGCGCCACCCGGATGCACTTCGCCGAGAGGCAGGACAAGGAGGACCTGGGTACCCGCACGAAGCGCATCGCCGGTGAACTCACGAAGAAGCTGATCTCCCGCGCGAAGGCAGACGGCAACGCGATGGAGGTCGAAGCAGCCCAGCGCATCGCCGGCGCGCTGCTGGAACCGATGGGTATCGCAGCGGGTCGCAAGGCCGGTGACACCGCCTACCTGTTGTTCTTCGGCCGTCGTCAACTCGACACGATCGTCGACCTCGTCGCCGCCGACATCCTCGAACTCGCCGCACTCGACGACGACGGGCTGAAGAAGGCCGTCGAAGGACGCGGCGCGCAGGACAAACTGCGGCAGGGACACCCAGCCGACGTGGCCCTGTTCGGGCGTATGGTCGCAGATATCCCCGCCCTCAACGTCGATGCCGCGACCCAGGTCGCCCACGCCATCTCCACCCACGCCGCCGAGCTCGAGTTCGACTACTACACGGCCGTCGACGACGAAAACGCCGCCGATGAGACCGGTGCAGGAATGATCGGCACGATCGGCTTTAACTCCGCGACCCTCTACCGCTACGCCACCGTGGGCCTGCACCAACTGCTGGAGAACCTCACCACCCACGACAAGGCGGTGGACGCGGTGAACCTGTTCGTCGACTCGTTCGCCCGTTCCATGCCCACCGGCTACGGCAACTCCTTCGCCCACCGCACCCGCCCCAGCCTCGTCGCCGTTGTAGTGCGCGCCGATCAGCCGGTCAACCTGGTCTCCGCCTTCGAGAAGCCGGTACCCGTCACCGACGGCATCGTCGCTGAATCCGCCCGACGCCTGGCAGGCGAGTACACCACTGCGACCCGGCAGTGGGGCGACACCCCGGTACACGTGGCCGTCTCCCACGCGTTCGCCGACGGCACGGATGAGGCCCGCGACCTCGCCGCCGCGTTCGGGCCCAACATTTCCTTCCCGGACCTGCTGACCGGTCTGAAGTCCAGCCTCGCCGACCGGGTGGGCGACCTGTCATGA
- the cas5e gene encoding type I-E CRISPR-associated protein Cas5/CasD gives MTTYHPTSGGEPVLVLRLAGVLQSWGDRSAFNRRETRPEPTKSGVIGLLAAAAGLPREADLTDLLGLRLGIRVDQAGTLLRDYHTVSDYRGRPLPQTGVSAKGVQKLTSPAKDTHVTHRFYLQDAVFLAAISGPRPLIEGLADAVLRPAFPLALGRRSCVPSQPIALGGLREGTLLDVLATEPWQAGEAHRDAYWRTAKRTNTRADHVDLSATIDDDNGDDVAHDVPLSFAPRERRFTSRRIRHTWLSVPTGFPAPDDATAAPAHDPFALLGW, from the coding sequence ATGACCACCTACCACCCGACCTCGGGCGGCGAGCCCGTGCTGGTGTTGCGTCTGGCCGGCGTGCTGCAGTCCTGGGGTGACCGCAGCGCCTTCAACCGGCGGGAGACACGACCTGAGCCCACCAAGTCCGGCGTCATCGGACTGCTGGCCGCCGCCGCCGGACTACCCAGAGAAGCCGACCTGACAGACCTGCTCGGTCTGCGCCTCGGCATCCGCGTCGACCAGGCCGGCACCCTGCTGCGCGACTACCACACCGTCAGCGACTACCGGGGCCGGCCGCTCCCGCAGACCGGCGTATCCGCCAAAGGTGTGCAGAAACTGACCTCACCTGCAAAGGACACCCACGTCACCCACCGCTTCTACCTGCAAGACGCCGTGTTCCTCGCCGCCATCTCAGGCCCACGCCCCCTCATTGAGGGACTCGCCGACGCCGTACTCCGCCCCGCGTTTCCACTGGCACTCGGCCGACGCTCCTGCGTCCCATCCCAGCCCATCGCATTGGGCGGCCTGAGGGAAGGAACCCTGCTGGACGTGCTGGCCACAGAACCGTGGCAGGCCGGCGAGGCCCATCGCGACGCCTACTGGCGCACAGCCAAGCGCACCAACACCCGCGCCGACCACGTCGACCTATCCGCGACCATCGACGACGACAACGGCGACGACGTCGCGCACGATGTGCCCTTGTCGTTTGCGCCCCGCGAACGCCGCTTCACCAGCCGGCGGATCCGCCACACCTGGCTATCGGTGCCCACGGGATTCCCGGCACCCGACGATGCCACCGCGGCCCCCGCTCATGACCCCTTCGCCCTGTTGGGCTGGTGA
- the cas6e gene encoding type I-E CRISPR-associated protein Cas6/Cse3/CasE — protein MPFLSRIRINPLRAASQKLLANPRAIHGAVQGGIADRPTDERVLWRLDSDNPHRPMLFVLSPSRPDWTHIVEQAGWPDADGEHSAIADYTPLLAQLAIGKEFAFRLTASPVQNSSKPTGDSEHRKKTPKELHQRSYRLPQRTAAHQLDWLLQRTTRWGFDIPHARTDPAAPGLALPEQLTPAHDVRIIDRSRHNITKPGSKTAATLTTATFEGFMRVTDPRLLETAMLNGIGPSKAYGCGLLTLAPPAGR, from the coding sequence ATGCCTTTCCTGTCCCGCATCCGTATCAACCCGCTGCGCGCAGCCAGCCAGAAGCTGCTCGCCAACCCCCGCGCCATCCACGGCGCCGTGCAAGGCGGCATCGCCGACCGGCCCACCGACGAACGCGTCCTGTGGCGGCTGGACTCCGACAACCCCCACCGGCCGATGCTGTTCGTCCTGAGCCCGTCGCGCCCGGACTGGACCCACATCGTCGAACAGGCCGGATGGCCCGACGCCGACGGGGAACACTCCGCCATCGCCGACTACACACCGCTGCTCGCACAACTGGCCATCGGCAAAGAGTTCGCCTTCCGCCTCACCGCCAGCCCCGTGCAGAACTCCTCCAAACCCACCGGAGACAGCGAGCACCGCAAGAAGACCCCGAAAGAACTTCACCAACGGTCCTACCGCCTGCCGCAACGCACGGCAGCCCACCAGCTCGACTGGCTGCTGCAACGCACCACCCGGTGGGGCTTTGACATCCCCCATGCCCGCACCGACCCCGCCGCACCCGGCCTCGCCCTCCCGGAACAGCTGACGCCGGCCCACGACGTGCGCATCATCGACCGCAGCCGCCACAACATCACCAAACCCGGCTCCAAGACCGCGGCCACCCTCACCACGGCCACCTTCGAGGGCTTCATGCGCGTCACCGATCCGCGACTCCTCGAAACGGCCATGCTCAATGGCATCGGCCCTTCTAAGGCTTACGGCTGCGGACTACTCACCCTCGCCCCACCCGCAGGCCGGTGA
- the cas1e gene encoding type I-E CRISPR-associated endonuclease Cas1e, protein MWWKAHPHDLHRLADRVSSVYVERSHLDRDENAVVIINKRETVRVPAAMIAVMLLGPGTRVTHGAINLLADSGTTVCWVGEQGVRMYAAGLGPSRGAGLLNRQAWLVSRIPQRLAVARAMYAMRFPDEDVTACTMQQLRGREGARVRKIYQAESRRTGVPWNGRVYKAGDAHAAGDDLNRLLSAANAALYGICHAVIVGLGASPGLGFVHTGLATSFVLDIADLYKAEYTIPLAFDLASKGLTQERDARVGLRDRIAQDQLLGRIVRDVKSLLTPTGTELPDDELNQLWDEHLGTVAGGVNWATNSDANPLGPIDPGMGDEHLAVIGPDFDRPAPTGPRR, encoded by the coding sequence ATCTGGTGGAAAGCCCACCCGCACGACCTGCACCGACTCGCCGACCGCGTCTCCAGCGTCTACGTCGAACGCAGCCACCTCGACCGCGACGAAAACGCCGTCGTCATCATCAACAAACGCGAAACCGTCCGCGTCCCCGCCGCCATGATCGCCGTCATGCTCCTCGGGCCCGGCACCCGCGTCACCCACGGCGCCATCAATCTGCTCGCCGACTCCGGCACCACCGTGTGCTGGGTCGGAGAGCAAGGCGTCCGCATGTACGCCGCAGGACTCGGCCCCAGCCGCGGCGCCGGACTCCTCAACCGCCAAGCCTGGCTCGTCAGCCGCATCCCCCAACGCCTCGCCGTCGCCCGCGCCATGTATGCCATGAGATTCCCCGACGAGGACGTCACCGCCTGCACTATGCAACAACTCCGAGGCCGCGAAGGAGCGCGCGTCCGCAAGATCTACCAAGCCGAATCCCGCCGTACCGGCGTCCCATGGAACGGCCGCGTCTACAAGGCAGGCGACGCCCACGCCGCCGGCGACGACCTCAACCGGCTCCTGTCCGCCGCCAACGCCGCCCTATACGGCATCTGCCACGCCGTCATCGTCGGCCTCGGAGCCAGCCCCGGCCTCGGATTCGTCCATACCGGCCTCGCAACGTCCTTCGTCCTGGACATCGCAGACCTCTACAAGGCCGAATACACCATCCCCCTCGCCTTCGACCTCGCCAGCAAAGGTCTCACACAAGAACGCGACGCCCGCGTCGGACTCCGCGACCGCATCGCCCAGGATCAACTCCTCGGACGCATCGTCCGCGACGTCAAGAGTCTCCTGACTCCCACAGGCACAGAACTCCCAGACGACGAACTCAACCAACTCTGGGACGAACACCTCGGCACCGTCGCAGGCGGAGTCAACTGGGCAACCAACTCCGACGCAAATCCGCTCGGGCCCATTGACCCCGGCATGGGCGACGAACACCTCGCGGTCATCGGCCCCGACTTCGACCGACCGGCCCCCACCGGCCCACGCCGATGA
- the casA gene encoding type I-E CRISPR-associated protein Cse1/CasA: protein MFWYNLVDEAWMTGRRSDDGPRQVGLLDVLLDADRFEDLVMDLPTQIPAVLRQVLLPVVVDALGAPADRRDWRQRFAQGHFSEAERERLRIYLGEHHERFDLFSQTFPFGQVAGLRTTKGETKGSATLVANAASGNNVPLFASRTEADPLELTPAQAVHWLLHTLCWDTAAIKTGAVDDPQAKAGKTTGNPTGPLGQLGVVMPVGQTLYETLLLNMPFTPAARLGVPQWKRPAATPAWTTRAADGLLDLWTWQSRRVRLIPHDTQDGVRVARVVVSAGDRLSMVPEWEPHTAWNLAPVGKKGTEKKAAKGHRHPRRHVAGKAAWRGLEAMLTPGRDNNAVETSFLLDQIAELQDSGAIPADYPLQVHTYGMIYGTQSAVVEDILCDAIALPILSLVADTDTRDMVLEVAEQAEKLARAVNNLSADLRRAAGADPIPWNEGQRPGELVLHGLDPLVRRLLAGVRAAGGDEEVLQRGQLAWEKLAWRTTRDVAEKVFATTPPGAFVGREVKQTKQGKNNEKAVTYSLGTAEHNFLRQLRAVLPRAADARTTEAAARRASDAAQPATMTGA from the coding sequence GTGTTTTGGTACAACCTGGTCGATGAGGCGTGGATGACCGGCCGGCGCTCCGACGATGGCCCCCGGCAGGTGGGCCTGTTGGACGTGCTGCTCGATGCCGACCGGTTCGAGGATCTGGTGATGGATCTTCCGACCCAGATACCGGCAGTGCTGCGTCAGGTGCTACTGCCCGTCGTCGTCGACGCATTGGGGGCTCCCGCGGATCGGCGGGATTGGCGCCAGCGCTTCGCGCAGGGCCACTTCTCGGAGGCCGAACGTGAGCGGCTGCGGATCTACCTCGGTGAACATCATGAACGGTTCGACCTATTCAGCCAGACCTTCCCCTTCGGCCAGGTGGCGGGGCTGCGCACCACCAAGGGTGAGACGAAGGGCTCCGCGACCTTGGTGGCCAATGCCGCCAGCGGCAACAATGTTCCGCTGTTCGCTTCGCGTACCGAGGCCGATCCACTCGAGCTGACTCCCGCTCAGGCGGTGCACTGGTTGCTGCACACGCTGTGCTGGGACACCGCCGCGATCAAGACAGGGGCGGTCGATGACCCCCAGGCCAAGGCGGGTAAAACGACCGGAAATCCCACCGGCCCGCTGGGCCAGTTGGGTGTCGTCATGCCGGTCGGTCAGACGTTGTACGAGACCCTGCTGCTGAACATGCCGTTCACCCCGGCAGCCCGCCTCGGAGTGCCCCAGTGGAAGCGTCCGGCGGCCACACCGGCCTGGACGACCAGGGCAGCCGACGGCCTTTTGGACCTATGGACGTGGCAGAGCCGCCGTGTCCGGCTGATCCCGCACGACACGCAGGATGGCGTGCGCGTGGCTAGGGTCGTGGTCTCGGCCGGTGACCGGCTGTCGATGGTCCCGGAGTGGGAACCCCACACCGCGTGGAACCTTGCCCCGGTTGGTAAGAAGGGGACCGAGAAGAAGGCGGCGAAAGGGCACCGGCATCCGCGCCGTCACGTCGCAGGCAAGGCAGCGTGGAGGGGCCTTGAGGCCATGCTCACCCCAGGTCGTGACAACAACGCGGTGGAGACCAGTTTCCTGCTCGACCAGATCGCCGAACTCCAGGACTCCGGCGCCATCCCCGCCGACTACCCGCTGCAGGTCCACACCTACGGGATGATCTACGGCACCCAGTCCGCCGTGGTCGAAGACATCCTGTGTGACGCCATCGCTCTGCCGATCCTCTCACTTGTCGCCGACACCGACACCCGCGACATGGTGCTGGAAGTCGCCGAACAGGCGGAGAAGCTGGCCCGGGCGGTCAACAACCTGTCGGCGGACCTGCGCCGTGCGGCCGGCGCCGACCCTATCCCCTGGAATGAGGGGCAGCGCCCCGGAGAGCTGGTCCTGCACGGCTTGGATCCGCTCGTGCGACGCCTGCTGGCCGGCGTGCGGGCGGCGGGCGGCGACGAGGAAGTCTTGCAGCGCGGACAGCTGGCATGGGAGAAACTCGCCTGGCGCACCACCCGCGACGTCGCCGAGAAGGTCTTCGCGACCACACCGCCGGGTGCGTTCGTCGGCCGGGAAGTGAAGCAAACCAAACAGGGCAAGAACAATGAGAAAGCCGTGACCTACTCGCTGGGCACGGCGGAGCACAACTTCCTACGCCAACTCAGGGCAGTCCTGCCCCGCGCCGCCGACGCCCGCACCACTGAGGCGGCAGCACGCCGCGCGAGCGACGCCGCGCAGCCCGCAACAATGACCGGAGCGTGA
- the cas2e gene encoding type I-E CRISPR-associated endoribonuclease Cas2e, translating into MTVIILIAAPEGLRGHLTRWMIEVHAGVFVGNPSRRIRDRVWDLLATRINDGQAILIEPANNEQGWTVRTAGRDRWHPTDYDGLILSARQRA; encoded by the coding sequence ATGACCGTCATCATCCTCATCGCCGCACCTGAAGGGCTCCGAGGGCACCTCACCCGCTGGATGATCGAAGTCCACGCCGGCGTCTTCGTCGGCAACCCCAGCCGCCGCATCCGAGACCGCGTCTGGGACCTCCTCGCCACCCGGATCAACGACGGACAAGCCATCCTCATCGAACCCGCCAACAACGAACAAGGCTGGACCGTCCGCACCGCAGGACGAGACCGCTGGCACCCTACCGACTACGACGGACTCATCCTCTCCGCCCGCCAAAGGGCATAA